The Arctopsyche grandis isolate Sample6627 chromosome 10, ASM5162203v2, whole genome shotgun sequence genome window below encodes:
- the LOC143918178 gene encoding deubiquitinase OTUD6B — MEAGEGEGAGVEVDNQIETREQQQQRHRQEKRLLQAQIQQLKKAAGKPDKKKKKELDVLVNKLEEDLRKTHLNEAATFTNCHVDIEQPESQVEDEQEPQPEPEHQESTAVTRISRAQRRRDKKTASEVARTQEIADSIAAGAGAERIAETRVIQKALKKRGLTLWSISPDGNCLYSAIRHQLAAKSRPFLVRELRHLAAKYIRANRNDLSPFMCDPVTGDTLTDQQFERYCRDVSDTNSWGGQIELQALASSLKTAIHVVQAAPPGLIIQGEEYSKSGDVIVLTYHRHLYGLGEHYNSTREMEPNDNSPEE; from the coding sequence ATGGAGGCTGGGGAGGGTGAGGGGGCGGGGGTGGAGGTCGACAATCAGATTGAAACTCGAGAGCAACAACAGCAGCGTCATCGCCAAGAGAAACGTCTGCTGCAAGCTCAAATTCAGCAGCTCAAGAAAGCTGCTGGAAAACCtgacaaaaagaaaaagaaagagtTAGACGTGCTGGTCAATAAGCTCGAAGAAGACCTTCGAAAAACTCATTTGAATGAAGCCGCTACTTTCACTAACTGTCACGTTGATATCGAACAGCCAGAATCACAAGTAGAAGATGAGCAAGAGCCGCAGCCTGAACCCGAACACCAAGAATCGACTGCGGTGACTCGCATATCTAGGGCTCAAAGACGGCGGGACAAGAAAACTGCTTCAGAGGTAGCCCGTACTCAAGAAATCGCCGATAGCATAGCAGCCGGTGCTGGAGCCGAGCGTATAGCTGAAACACGTGTAATACAAAAAGCCCTAAAAAAGCGAGGTTTAACATTATGGTCCATCTCTCCTGATGGTAATTGTTTATATAGCGCAATACGGCATCAGCTAGCAGCCAAGAGTAGACCATTTTTAGTGCGTGAGCTGCGTCACCTCGCTGCTAAATACATAAGAGCAAATCGCAATGATCTGAGTCCTTTTATGTGCGATCCGGTCACCGGCGATACCCTGACGGACCAGCAATTTGAGCGCTATTGCCGGGACGTCTCCGATACCAATTCATGGGGTGGGCAGATCGAACTGCAAGCGCTCGCTTCCTCTCTCAAGACTGCCATTCATGTTGTTCAAGCTGCTCCTCCCGGTCTCATTATCCAAGGAGAAGAATACTCGAAGAGCGGTGACGTCATAGTGTTGACTTATCATAGACACCTGTACGGTTTGGGCGAACATTACAACTCAACCCGGGAAATGGAGCCCAACGATAATTCTCCAGAGGAATAG
- the Paf-AHalpha gene encoding platelet-activating factor acetylhydrolase alpha, giving the protein MGGSGGPAAAAVPPDVDGDARWISIHNRFLLDARDKDPEVIFLGDSILQFLGHTEVWNQWFAPLHSLNFSIHRDQTQNVLWRVVNGELDNVHPKVIVLHVGTNNIDNSASEIAEGILEIVRTIRDKHPTLYIVIPSLLPRGQHPNSLRDKNKKVNELVKEKVSNMVKVETVSIDNGFVQPDGTISHHDMHDYLMLSNAGCRKAFEPIYELLTQLLSEGEVEKDLTPSE; this is encoded by the exons ATGGGCGGCAGCGGGGGCCCTGCGGCGGCCGCTGTGCCGCCCGATGTCGACGGAGACGCCAGATGGATCAGCATT CATAATAGGTTCTTGCTGGACGCTCGCGACAAAGATCCGGAAGTTATCTTTCTGGGCGATTCCATTCTTCAATTTTTGGGCCACACTGAAGTTTGGAACCAGTGGTTTGCTCCGCTTCACTCTCTCAACTTCAGTATTCACAGGGATCAAACACAAAATGTCTTGTGGAGGGTCGTCAACGGAGAATTGGATAATGTTCATCCAAAG GTGATCGTGCTTCATGTAGGTACTAATAATATCGATAATTCAGCATCAGAAATCGCTGAGGGTATTCTGGAAATAGTGAGAACTATTAGAGACAAACATCCCACTCTTTATATTGTTATTCCA agTTTACTTCCTAGAGGACAACATCCTAATAGTCttagagataaaaataaaaaagttaatgAATTAGTTAAAGAAAAAGTGTCTAACATGGTTAAAGTGGAAACAGTTTCTATCGATAACGGATTTGTACAGCCAGATGGAACTATAAGTCATCACGATATGCacgattatttaatgttatccAATGCTGGTTGTCGAAAGGCTTTTGAACCAATCTATGAACTTCTAACTCAACTGCTTTCTGAAGGAGAAGTGGAAAAGGATCTGACGCCTTCGGAATGA